The Triticum aestivum cultivar Chinese Spring chromosome 3A, IWGSC CS RefSeq v2.1, whole genome shotgun sequence genome includes a region encoding these proteins:
- the LOC123059927 gene encoding probable calcium-binding protein CML16, which yields MSSGGGKQQQQQQAKKPAAAEDIEIKKVFSRFDTDGDGRISPSELAAVSRAIAPPATESAQGREVASMMDELDTDRDGYVDLGEFAAFHGRGRGERELDAELRDAFDIYDINGDGRISVAELSKVLSRIGEGCSTEDCEKMIASVDVDGDGCVGFDEFKKMMTGDVAGAPPQPEATAAPDSNKPKE from the coding sequence ATGTCGAGCGGCGgcgggaagcagcagcagcagcagcaggcgaagaagccggcggcggcggaggacatCGAGATCAAGAAGGTCTTCTCCCGCTTCGACACGGACGGCGACGGCCGGATCTCGCCGTCGGAGCTGGCGGCCGTCTCCCGCGCCATCGCGCCGCCGGCCACCGAGTCCGCGCAGGGGCGGGAGGTGGCGTCCATGATGGACGAGCTCGACACCGACCGCGACGGCTACGTGGACCTCGGCGAGTTCGCCGCCTTCCACGGCCGCGGCCGCGGGGAGCGCGAGCTGGACGCCGAGCTGCGCGACGCCTTCGACATCTACGACATCAACGGCGACGGCCGCATCTCCGTCGCCGAGCTCAGCAAGGTCCTCAGCCGCATCGGCGAGGGGTGCAGCACCGAGGACTGCGAGAAGATGATCGCCTCCGTCGACGTCGACGGCGACGGCTGCGTCGGCTTCGACGAGTTCAAGAAGATGATGACCGGCGACGTCGCCGGCGCACCACCTCAACCCGAAGCGACCGCCGCCCCTGACAGCAACAAACCCAAAGAGTGA